Proteins encoded in a region of the Halorussus sp. MSC15.2 genome:
- a CDS encoding ABC transporter ATP-binding protein, whose translation MTTVLETEHLTREFGALVAVDDVSVAIDDADITSIIGPNGAGKTTFYNLLAGQLDPTEGRIAIRPRRADPVPDGGTTADADGGTTADADGGTDANAGTATDPDDAGLVDVTGMEPFEINRLGLARAFQINNVFERLTVLENVRVARISREGRTLDVTSVAASDDELNEQARRVLELTNLEGVADTRCANLSHGDVRKVEIALALGTDPSVVLLDEPTAGMNATETRRMVELIGELDETTDTTFLVTEHDMEVVLGISDRILVFDNGRLIADGTPDEVMADERVREAYLGGEG comes from the coding sequence GTGACGACAGTCCTCGAAACCGAACACCTGACGCGGGAGTTCGGCGCGCTCGTCGCCGTGGACGACGTCAGCGTGGCGATAGACGACGCCGACATCACCAGCATCATCGGCCCGAACGGCGCGGGCAAGACCACGTTCTACAACCTGCTCGCCGGGCAACTGGACCCGACCGAGGGCCGCATCGCCATCCGTCCGCGCCGGGCGGACCCGGTGCCCGACGGCGGGACGACGGCGGACGCCGACGGCGGGACGACGGCGGACGCCGACGGCGGGACGGACGCGAACGCTGGAACTGCGACCGACCCCGATGACGCCGGACTGGTGGACGTCACGGGGATGGAACCGTTCGAGATAAACCGTCTCGGACTCGCCCGGGCGTTCCAGATAAACAACGTCTTCGAGCGCCTGACGGTGCTGGAGAACGTCCGCGTCGCCCGAATCAGCCGCGAGGGTCGGACCCTCGACGTCACGTCCGTCGCCGCCAGCGACGACGAACTCAACGAGCAGGCCCGCCGCGTCCTCGAACTGACCAACCTCGAAGGCGTCGCCGACACCCGATGTGCCAACCTCTCGCACGGAGACGTCCGGAAGGTCGAAATCGCGCTCGCGCTGGGGACCGACCCGTCGGTGGTCCTGCTGGACGAACCCACCGCCGGGATGAACGCGACCGAGACCCGGCGGATGGTCGAACTCATCGGCGAACTCGACGAGACCACGGACACGACGTTCCTCGTCACGGAACACGACATGGAGGTCGTCCTCGGCATCTCCGACCGCATCCTCGTGTTCGACAACGGGCGACTCATCGCCGACGGCACTCCCGACGAGGTGATGGCCGACGAGCGCGTCCGCGAGGCCTACCTCGGGGGTGAGGGGTGA
- a CDS encoding ABC transporter ATP-binding protein, translated as MAILEMEDVDVYYGNSHVLFDLSLDVEENEVVVLLGRNGAGKTTTLRSIVGSVPRREGRITYRGTDIADAAVDRISGMGVKLVPEDRRIFPTLTVHENLQVAAETAGDPRPVEEMYDIFPTLDDLRDSLGRDLSGGEQQMLSVGRALVQNPDLLLLDEPTEGLAPVIVEDLRRVFREIVREDVTVLLTEQNVQFALDLAERAYIIEKGSNVWEGSVPDLRERDDLLEEYLSVSVAESD; from the coding sequence ATGGCGATACTGGAGATGGAGGACGTTGACGTCTACTACGGGAACAGTCACGTCCTGTTCGACCTCTCGCTCGACGTCGAGGAGAACGAGGTCGTCGTCCTGCTCGGGCGGAACGGCGCGGGCAAGACGACCACGCTCCGGAGCATCGTCGGGTCCGTGCCGCGGCGCGAGGGACGCATCACCTACCGCGGCACCGACATCGCCGACGCCGCGGTCGATAGAATCAGCGGGATGGGCGTCAAACTCGTCCCCGAGGACCGAAGGATATTCCCGACGCTGACCGTCCACGAGAACCTGCAGGTGGCGGCCGAGACCGCCGGAGACCCCCGTCCGGTCGAGGAGATGTACGACATCTTCCCGACGCTCGACGACCTCCGCGACAGTCTGGGCCGGGACCTCTCGGGGGGCGAACAGCAGATGCTCTCGGTGGGCCGAGCGCTCGTCCAGAACCCCGACCTCCTCCTGTTGGACGAACCCACCGAGGGTCTCGCGCCGGTCATCGTCGAGGACCTGCGGCGCGTGTTCCGCGAAATCGTCCGAGAGGACGTGACCGTCCTGCTGACCGAGCAGAACGTCCAGTTCGCGCTGGACCTCGCCGAGCGCGCCTACATAATCGAGAAGGGGTCGAACGTCTGGGAGGGGAGCGTGCCCGACCTCCGCGAGCGCGACGACCTGCTCGAAGAGTACCTCTCGGTCTCGGTAGCCGAGTCCGACTGA
- a CDS encoding 3-hydroxyacyl-CoA dehydrogenase/enoyl-CoA hydratase family protein — MTVSDIRRVTVLGAGNMGHGITEVAALAGYDVTMRDVETDLVEDGYDDIEWSLEKLAEKDRLDESVEAILGRIDTTTDLEEAVADADLVIEAAPERMDLKKDIFGDLDEFAPDDAILASNTSSLSITEMATATARPEQVVGTHFFNPPVKMDLVEVIYGEETSDDTAETAYEFVESLGKTPIYVRKDVNGFVVNTVLGPFTDESAWMVSNGEATIREADAAMVHRRGYPMGPFELADLTGIDVGYHVRKEAGRPIPPITEEKVENDELGRKTGKGFYDYEDGEGVNYEPGDGEEFDTLRVEARMVNEAARLVGDDVATPEEIDTGVKLGLGFPEGICRRGDKLGLDAVLDKLRTLREETGEDRFEPDDYLVELVESGKTGEEAGAGFHEYGGGGDGPGDYRLLNYDLSDEGLLAVELDRPERMNALSGDLLGEIDDLLSSVDTDDVRCVTFEGAGDRAFSAGADIGGFADMDPTDAMDVTPAFETVNDFERPVIAKVDGYCLGAGLELALACDLRIATEASQFGSPEIGLGLIPGGGGTQRLLRLLGETRAKELVFRGNRIDADRAEEWGLVNRAVPESEFEDTVSAFVADVLEGPPVGLKVAKKVMNEGADASLDAALAMESQGFGLLMSTDDVREGTAAFRDDRDPEFTGE; from the coding sequence ATGACAGTTTCTGACATCCGACGGGTGACCGTTCTCGGAGCGGGCAACATGGGCCACGGAATCACCGAGGTCGCCGCCCTCGCCGGGTACGACGTGACGATGCGCGACGTCGAGACGGACCTCGTGGAGGACGGCTACGACGACATCGAGTGGAGTCTGGAGAAGTTGGCCGAGAAGGACCGACTCGACGAGTCGGTCGAGGCGATTCTGGGCCGCATCGACACGACGACCGACCTCGAAGAAGCGGTCGCCGACGCCGACCTCGTGATAGAGGCCGCGCCCGAGCGGATGGACCTCAAGAAGGACATCTTCGGCGATTTGGACGAGTTCGCGCCCGACGACGCGATACTCGCGTCGAACACCTCCAGTCTGAGCATCACCGAGATGGCGACCGCGACCGCCCGCCCCGAGCAGGTGGTGGGCACGCACTTCTTCAACCCGCCGGTGAAGATGGACCTCGTGGAGGTCATCTACGGCGAGGAGACGAGCGACGACACCGCCGAGACGGCCTACGAGTTCGTGGAATCGCTGGGCAAGACGCCCATCTACGTCCGGAAAGACGTCAACGGGTTCGTGGTCAACACGGTCCTCGGGCCGTTCACCGACGAGTCGGCGTGGATGGTCTCGAACGGCGAGGCGACGATTCGGGAGGCCGACGCCGCGATGGTCCACCGGCGGGGCTACCCGATGGGTCCCTTCGAACTCGCGGACCTCACCGGCATCGACGTGGGCTACCACGTCCGGAAGGAGGCGGGCCGACCCATCCCGCCGATTACCGAGGAGAAAGTCGAGAACGACGAACTCGGCCGGAAGACCGGGAAGGGGTTCTACGACTACGAGGACGGGGAGGGCGTGAACTACGAACCCGGCGACGGCGAGGAGTTCGACACCCTGCGCGTCGAGGCCCGGATGGTCAACGAGGCCGCGCGACTCGTGGGCGACGACGTGGCGACGCCCGAGGAGATAGACACCGGGGTCAAACTCGGTCTGGGCTTCCCGGAGGGCATCTGCCGACGCGGCGACAAACTCGGTCTCGACGCGGTCCTCGACAAACTCCGGACCCTCCGCGAGGAGACCGGCGAGGACCGGTTCGAACCGGACGACTATCTGGTCGAACTCGTCGAGTCGGGGAAGACGGGCGAGGAAGCGGGCGCTGGCTTCCACGAGTACGGCGGCGGAGGCGACGGACCGGGCGACTACCGCCTGCTGAACTACGACCTCTCGGACGAGGGCCTGCTCGCAGTCGAACTCGACCGCCCCGAGCGCATGAACGCGCTCTCGGGCGACTTGCTGGGCGAGATAGACGACCTGCTCTCGTCGGTCGATACCGACGACGTCCGGTGCGTCACCTTCGAGGGCGCGGGCGACCGGGCGTTCAGCGCCGGGGCCGACATCGGCGGGTTCGCCGACATGGACCCCACCGATGCGATGGACGTGACCCCCGCGTTCGAGACGGTCAACGACTTCGAGCGCCCCGTCATCGCGAAGGTGGACGGCTACTGCCTCGGCGCGGGACTCGAACTCGCGCTGGCCTGCGACCTCCGCATCGCCACCGAGGCCTCTCAGTTCGGGTCGCCCGAAATCGGTCTCGGACTCATCCCCGGCGGCGGCGGGACCCAGCGCCTGCTCCGACTGCTCGGCGAGACGCGGGCCAAGGAACTCGTGTTCCGCGGCAACCGCATCGACGCCGACCGCGCCGAGGAGTGGGGACTGGTCAACCGCGCCGTCCCCGAATCGGAGTTCGAGGACACCGTCTCGGCGTTCGTGGCGGACGTGCTGGAGGGGCCGCCCGTCGGCCTCAAGGTCGCCAAGAAGGTGATGAACGAGGGCGCGGACGCCAGCCTCGACGCCGCGCTCGCGATGGAGAGTCAGGGGTTCGGCCTGCTGATGAGCACCGACGACGTGCGCGAGGGGACCGCGGCGTTCCGCGACGACCGCGACCCCGAGTTCACCGGAGAGTGA
- a CDS encoding HalOD1 output domain-containing protein: MSDEPESEIIHRQIDTDQPEPATEVAEIVADIEGKDSTEISNLWECTDEVLQHLFSNPPNAEAQMQVEFSYESYRITVEQDGTTEFIKTE, from the coding sequence ATGTCCGACGAACCCGAGAGCGAGATTATCCACCGACAAATCGATACGGACCAACCGGAACCGGCGACCGAGGTCGCGGAGATAGTCGCGGATATCGAAGGCAAAGATTCGACGGAGATTTCGAACCTGTGGGAGTGTACGGACGAAGTCCTCCAGCATCTGTTCTCCAATCCGCCGAATGCGGAGGCCCAGATGCAGGTCGAGTTCAGTTACGAGAGCTACCGCATCACGGTGGAACAGGACGGAACGACGGAGTTCATAAAGACCGAATAA
- a CDS encoding phosphotransferase family protein has protein sequence MTGDERDHSTTDTDRDRSASDDGGDRSESDRERDYFERLVDRSALRDYLAQQLGETETYTVRHHEEGHSNETLFVTWGDRELVVRRPPPGETAETAHDVLREYRVLDALQDTDVPVPGTVLACEDHSVVGSDFYVMERVEGDVLRDAEPDRFGTPEARRRVGEELVDTLAAIHALDYEEVGLGEFGHPPGYTERQVERWTKQLHWAFERTADERTVPELRSVGDWLAENCPTDHEHALVHGDYKLDNVLFAPGTPPELAAVFDWEMATLGDPLADLGWMLSYWRDPDDPDPATPELTATFMESEGYSTRRELVERYERETGIEYEHDRFYRSLAVYKLAALGEMFYRRYLEGNSDDPMYPAMEHRVPDLARRAKRIIDGDEPL, from the coding sequence ATGACAGGTGACGAACGCGACCACTCCACGACCGACACCGACCGAGACCGCTCCGCGAGCGATGACGGGGGAGACCGCTCCGAGAGCGACCGCGAACGCGACTACTTCGAACGACTCGTCGACCGGAGCGCGCTCCGGGACTATCTCGCCCAGCAGTTGGGCGAGACCGAGACGTACACCGTCCGGCACCACGAGGAGGGCCACTCCAACGAGACGCTGTTCGTGACGTGGGGCGACAGGGAACTCGTCGTCCGGCGACCGCCGCCCGGCGAGACGGCCGAGACCGCCCACGACGTGTTGCGGGAGTACCGGGTGCTGGACGCCCTACAGGACACCGACGTCCCGGTGCCGGGGACCGTGCTGGCCTGCGAGGACCACTCGGTGGTCGGCAGCGACTTCTACGTGATGGAGCGCGTGGAGGGCGACGTTCTCCGGGACGCGGAACCCGACCGCTTCGGGACGCCCGAGGCCCGCCGACGCGTCGGCGAGGAACTCGTGGACACCCTCGCGGCGATTCACGCGCTCGACTACGAGGAGGTGGGACTCGGCGAGTTCGGCCACCCGCCGGGCTACACCGAACGACAGGTCGAGCGCTGGACCAAGCAACTCCACTGGGCCTTTGAGCGGACCGCCGACGAGCGGACGGTGCCCGAACTCCGGTCGGTCGGCGATTGGCTGGCGGAGAACTGCCCGACCGACCACGAACACGCGCTGGTCCACGGCGACTACAAACTCGACAACGTGCTGTTCGCGCCGGGCACGCCGCCGGAACTCGCCGCCGTCTTCGACTGGGAGATGGCGACCCTCGGCGACCCGCTGGCCGACCTCGGGTGGATGCTGTCGTACTGGCGCGACCCCGACGACCCGGACCCGGCCACGCCGGAACTGACGGCCACGTTCATGGAGTCGGAGGGCTACTCGACCCGCCGCGAACTGGTCGAGCGCTACGAGCGGGAGACCGGCATCGAGTACGAACACGACCGATTCTACCGGTCGCTCGCGGTGTACAAACTCGCGGCGCTCGGCGAGATGTTCTACCGGCGGTACCTCGAAGGCAACAGCGACGACCCGATGTACCCGGCCATGGAGCACCGCGTCCCGGACCTCGCCCGGCGCGCCAAGCGAATAATCGACGGCGACGAACCGCTCTGA
- a CDS encoding branched-chain amino acid ABC transporter permease: protein MVSIDLIADQVITGLSIGAQLFLVAIGLSLIFGVLDVLNFAHGALYMIGAYVAVTLVNGLDVLGLSVPQMGFWPGVVAALVVVGVLGAVIEVGFIRRLYGRQEEVLDQLLLTFAFVLILTDLTRVAFGTGQFVIAPPPELQGTVRFTSSLAAPTYRVFLILTSIAVLGALFAVLRFTNVGRLVRATSSDRDMARLLGIDVSRLYTGVFFVGAVLAGLGGALAAPVGAVSPAMGNQVIINAFVVVVIGGLGSFTGAFVGAYVIGLLIAVGSIVISGAGQLLPFLAMIAVLVLKPQGLFGTEEGV from the coding sequence ATGGTTAGCATCGACCTGATTGCGGATCAGGTTATCACGGGACTCAGCATCGGCGCGCAGTTGTTCCTCGTCGCCATCGGACTGAGCCTCATCTTCGGCGTCCTCGACGTGCTCAACTTCGCTCACGGGGCGCTCTACATGATTGGCGCGTACGTGGCCGTGACGCTGGTCAACGGTCTCGACGTTCTGGGTCTGAGCGTTCCACAAATGGGGTTCTGGCCGGGGGTGGTGGCCGCGCTGGTCGTCGTCGGAGTACTCGGCGCGGTCATCGAGGTGGGATTCATCCGCAGGCTCTACGGCCGACAGGAGGAGGTACTCGACCAACTGCTGCTGACCTTCGCGTTCGTGTTGATACTCACCGACCTCACCCGCGTCGCCTTCGGGACGGGCCAGTTCGTCATCGCGCCGCCGCCCGAACTTCAGGGCACCGTCCGGTTCACGAGTTCGCTCGCGGCCCCGACCTACCGGGTGTTCCTGATACTCACGTCGATAGCCGTGCTCGGCGCGCTGTTCGCGGTCCTCCGGTTCACCAACGTCGGTCGCCTCGTGCGGGCGACGTCGAGCGACCGCGACATGGCCCGCCTGCTCGGTATCGACGTCTCGCGGCTCTACACCGGCGTCTTCTTCGTCGGGGCGGTCCTCGCCGGACTGGGCGGCGCGCTCGCGGCGCCCGTCGGGGCGGTGAGTCCGGCGATGGGCAATCAGGTCATCATCAACGCGTTCGTCGTCGTGGTCATCGGCGGTCTCGGGTCGTTCACGGGCGCGTTCGTCGGCGCGTACGTCATCGGACTGCTCATCGCCGTCGGGAGCATCGTCATCTCCGGGGCGGGCCAGTTACTCCCGTTCCTCGCGATGATAGCGGTCCTCGTACTCAAACCGCAGGGGCTGTTCGGGACCGAGGAGGGGGTCTGA
- a CDS encoding AMP-binding protein encodes MSWRITLDAPTYEQAREEFSWEQIPDDYNIAHDALGKHEDLDRPALHQAYPDGSRETYTFRDLDERTDAVARGLADRGVERGDRVAVVVPQKPANPITHLACWKLGAVSLPLSVLFGTDALRYRLADSGARAVVADESVLDTVLAVRDDCPDLDHVVAVDAADPPTDVERFEALHEDRPTEFEVAETDADTPAIVMYTSGSTGPPKGVLHTHDVWLGHCPAFYMYFERDVAESVFWTPADWAWIGALGDLVFPAWHHGRPVVGYPMGGFDAETAYELLAEFGVTDAFLPPTAIRMLMEVEDPADEYDLDLKAVCSGGEPLTPEILDWADEELSGVAVNELYGQTEANLLVSNCRDWFPARPGSMGKPVPGHEVAIVDPETGERRPRGEVGMIAVRRDGDPVVFEEYWNQPEKTADATVTAPDGTEWHLTGDLGSRDEDGYVWFKARDDDVIITAGYRVGPGEVESAVLEHPDVEQVGVVGVPDERRGEIIKAFVQPVGGATPDDALREEIRDLVREDLAKHEYPREIEFLDELPQTTTGKIQRRKLRDRETEE; translated from the coding sequence ATGTCTTGGCGCATCACGCTCGACGCTCCGACCTACGAGCAGGCCCGCGAGGAGTTCTCGTGGGAGCAGATACCGGACGACTACAACATCGCTCACGACGCGCTGGGCAAGCACGAGGACCTCGACCGGCCCGCGCTGCATCAGGCGTACCCGGACGGGTCGCGGGAGACCTACACGTTCCGGGACCTCGACGAGCGCACGGACGCCGTCGCCCGCGGGTTGGCCGACCGCGGCGTCGAACGCGGCGACCGCGTGGCGGTCGTCGTCCCGCAGAAGCCCGCCAACCCCATCACCCACCTCGCGTGCTGGAAGTTAGGTGCGGTCTCGCTCCCGCTGTCGGTCCTGTTCGGGACCGACGCGCTCCGCTATCGCCTCGCGGACTCGGGGGCGAGGGCGGTCGTCGCCGACGAGTCGGTCCTCGATACGGTTCTGGCGGTGCGCGACGACTGCCCGGACCTCGACCACGTCGTGGCGGTCGATGCCGCGGACCCGCCGACCGACGTCGAGCGGTTCGAGGCGCTGCACGAGGACCGGCCGACCGAGTTCGAAGTCGCCGAGACCGACGCGGACACGCCCGCCATCGTCATGTACACCAGCGGGAGTACGGGACCGCCGAAGGGCGTCCTCCACACCCACGACGTGTGGCTGGGTCACTGCCCGGCGTTCTACATGTACTTCGAGCGCGACGTCGCGGAGTCGGTGTTCTGGACCCCCGCCGACTGGGCGTGGATTGGCGCGCTCGGCGACCTCGTCTTCCCGGCGTGGCACCACGGCCGCCCGGTCGTCGGCTACCCGATGGGCGGGTTCGACGCCGAGACGGCCTACGAACTGCTGGCGGAGTTCGGCGTCACCGACGCCTTCCTCCCGCCGACCGCCATCCGGATGCTGATGGAGGTCGAGGACCCCGCCGACGAGTACGACCTCGACCTGAAGGCGGTCTGCTCGGGCGGCGAACCGCTGACGCCCGAGATTCTCGACTGGGCCGACGAGGAACTGTCCGGCGTCGCCGTCAACGAACTCTACGGCCAGACCGAGGCCAACCTGCTGGTGTCGAACTGCCGGGACTGGTTCCCGGCCCGGCCGGGGAGCATGGGCAAGCCAGTTCCCGGCCACGAGGTCGCAATCGTGGACCCGGAGACCGGCGAGCGCCGCCCGCGGGGCGAGGTCGGGATGATAGCGGTTCGACGCGACGGCGACCCGGTCGTCTTCGAGGAGTACTGGAACCAACCGGAGAAGACCGCGGACGCGACAGTCACCGCGCCCGACGGCACGGAGTGGCACCTGACCGGGGACCTCGGGTCCCGCGACGAGGACGGCTACGTCTGGTTCAAGGCGCGCGACGACGACGTCATCATCACCGCGGGCTACCGCGTGGGTCCCGGCGAAGTCGAGAGCGCCGTCCTCGAACACCCGGACGTCGAACAGGTCGGCGTCGTCGGCGTCCCCGACGAGCGACGCGGCGAAATCATCAAGGCGTTCGTGCAACCGGTCGGCGGCGCGACCCCCGACGACGCGCTCCGCGAGGAGATTCGGGACCTCGTCCGCGAGGACCTCGCCAAGCACGAGTACCCCCGCGAAATCGAGTTCCTCGACGAACTCCCGCAGACGACGACCGGCAAGATTCAGCGCCGAAAGCTCCGAGACCGCGAGACCGAGGAGTAG
- a CDS encoding branched-chain amino acid ABC transporter permease, with the protein MSYTDTVRDRVRDRDLGVVVAGVVVAAALVGAPLFLGPVETSLLITMLLVAIFGTAFNLLYGYTGLLSFGHAMFLAVAAYATAKVFNVVGPLVGVEQLFGGASVLVTFALAVLLGVVTATLLAIPVGYLSVQLEEIYFAMITLSFSMAVFVVLLQDITGQFAEILHLGETATELLATNGDDGLIISFRAMGEVDLFGWTFTFMNIDDYLAFYFVVLSAFAASMYALWRIVRSPFGRVCMAIRENPERARSLGIDVTRHSWATFVVSAAFTGLVGTMWAPLQSSVVPGIGHWTFSATPVLVTVIGGPYSFLGPTVGAFVYEYLRFTIDQYPALAARWQLVFGVILLAVVMFFENGVTGGIKDLWRRARDGLGSGDRVTGEVRGGREGE; encoded by the coding sequence ATGAGCTACACAGATACGGTACGTGACCGCGTCCGAGACCGCGACTTGGGGGTCGTCGTCGCGGGCGTCGTCGTCGCCGCGGCGCTCGTCGGCGCACCGCTGTTCCTCGGACCGGTCGAGACCTCGCTGCTCATCACGATGCTCCTCGTCGCCATCTTCGGAACGGCGTTCAACCTCCTCTACGGCTACACGGGACTGCTCTCGTTCGGCCACGCGATGTTCCTCGCGGTGGCGGCGTACGCGACGGCGAAGGTGTTCAACGTGGTCGGTCCGCTCGTCGGCGTCGAGCAACTGTTCGGCGGGGCCAGCGTGCTGGTGACGTTCGCGCTCGCCGTCCTGCTTGGGGTGGTGACGGCGACGCTACTGGCCATTCCCGTCGGCTACCTCAGCGTCCAACTGGAGGAGATATACTTCGCGATGATTACGCTGTCGTTCAGCATGGCGGTGTTCGTCGTCCTCCTGCAGGACATCACCGGCCAGTTCGCCGAAATCCTGCACCTCGGGGAGACCGCCACCGAACTGCTCGCCACGAACGGCGACGACGGACTCATCATCTCGTTCCGGGCCATGGGCGAGGTGGACCTGTTCGGGTGGACGTTCACGTTCATGAACATCGACGACTACCTCGCGTTCTACTTCGTCGTCCTGTCGGCCTTCGCGGCGTCGATGTACGCGCTCTGGCGAATCGTCCGGTCGCCGTTCGGGCGAGTCTGCATGGCGATTCGGGAGAACCCCGAGCGCGCCCGGTCGCTCGGAATCGACGTGACGCGCCACTCGTGGGCGACGTTCGTCGTCAGCGCGGCGTTCACCGGACTCGTCGGGACGATGTGGGCACCCCTGCAGAGCAGCGTCGTCCCTGGCATCGGCCACTGGACGTTCTCGGCCACGCCCGTGCTGGTGACGGTCATCGGCGGCCCGTACTCGTTCCTCGGCCCGACGGTGGGCGCGTTCGTCTACGAGTACCTCCGGTTCACCATCGACCAGTACCCCGCGCTGGCGGCGCGCTGGCAACTGGTGTTCGGCGTCATCCTGCTGGCGGTCGTGATGTTCTTCGAGAACGGCGTCACCGGCGGTATCAAGGACCTCTGGCGTCGCGCCCGCGACGGTCTCGGTTCCGGCGACAGAGTCACGGGCGAGGTCAGGGGCGGCCGCGAGGGCGAGTGA
- a CDS encoding thiamine-binding protein, producing MTAIARLEIIPVREGSMAPSIARAVEMLDQFDVSYETTATDTIIEAESIDQVFDAVRAAHKAIPDERVVTSIEIDDVRGRRQRVGDRVASVERALGRPPRRIRESPQQQAPSQQSATAGGTQGSQQSQQRYSSRSGRRTSERRPTPTTSSSTY from the coding sequence ATGACCGCAATAGCACGTCTAGAAATCATCCCGGTACGGGAGGGGAGTATGGCACCGTCCATCGCCAGAGCCGTCGAGATGCTCGACCAGTTCGACGTCTCCTACGAGACGACGGCGACGGACACCATCATCGAGGCCGAGTCCATCGACCAAGTGTTCGACGCGGTCCGGGCCGCGCACAAAGCGATTCCGGACGAGCGCGTCGTCACGTCTATCGAAATCGACGACGTGAGGGGACGCCGACAGCGCGTCGGCGACCGGGTGGCGTCGGTCGAGCGCGCCCTCGGCCGTCCGCCGCGACGAATTCGGGAGTCACCCCAACAGCAAGCGCCGAGCCAACAGTCGGCAACCGCAGGGGGAACACAGGGGTCCCAACAGAGTCAGCAGCGCTACAGTAGCAGGTCCGGCCGACGGACATCCGAACGGCGACCGACACCGACGACGTCGAGTTCGACGTACTGA
- a CDS encoding ABC transporter substrate-binding protein: MTTDGTPRVGREEKGESTGWNRRRFLGAAGATGVAGLTGPVGTVAGQNGPIKIGAVYLLSGLGQSLGSASVAAAELTVKKINEAGGIMGRDVELIVRDHENSASTANQHFRDLVQRQGVAAMIGLTSSGVTLSTAPTVAQLGVPLTLTDIGTPFITEHDEDTYGDNAQGTPVHFRTNANTAINTYAMAKYANENLDVTRVANLGPDYAYGQQCWEYFKAFSNAMGADYEYVASQFPEVGAGDMTPQINTVTNANPELVFTSFWGGDAVTFVQQATQQGLFEQATDVFDTLGADPTVFKALGNSMPEGVSYSSWYWHSTYDNENNKSFLNAWNEEYANTDTIGIPSFTGPSAWSALWMYKRAMENAGSTNPDDIASQLEGMQFQNDPRGPITIDADSHQAQAPTVIGTTSSEDDVPYDGVGLQPSQSISADRKTLTDLLSQADTNLPPGV, from the coding sequence ATGACAACAGATGGCACTCCCCGTGTCGGACGGGAGGAGAAGGGCGAATCGACGGGGTGGAATCGCCGCAGGTTCCTCGGCGCGGCCGGAGCGACCGGCGTGGCCGGACTGACCGGACCGGTGGGGACCGTCGCGGGACAGAACGGGCCAATCAAAATCGGAGCGGTCTACCTGCTGTCGGGACTCGGGCAGTCGCTCGGGTCGGCATCGGTCGCTGCCGCCGAACTCACGGTGAAGAAGATAAACGAGGCGGGCGGCATCATGGGTCGGGACGTCGAACTGATAGTCCGCGACCACGAGAACAGCGCCTCCACCGCGAACCAGCACTTCCGGGACCTCGTCCAGCGGCAGGGCGTCGCCGCCATGATTGGTCTGACCTCTTCGGGGGTGACGCTCTCGACCGCGCCGACTGTCGCACAGCTCGGGGTGCCGCTGACGCTGACCGACATCGGGACGCCGTTCATCACGGAGCACGACGAGGACACGTACGGCGACAACGCGCAGGGGACGCCGGTTCACTTCCGGACCAACGCGAACACCGCCATCAACACGTACGCGATGGCGAAGTACGCGAACGAGAACCTCGACGTGACGCGCGTCGCCAACCTCGGACCCGACTACGCGTACGGCCAGCAGTGCTGGGAGTACTTCAAGGCGTTCTCGAACGCGATGGGGGCCGACTACGAGTACGTCGCCAGCCAGTTCCCGGAGGTGGGTGCGGGCGACATGACGCCACAGATAAACACGGTGACCAACGCGAACCCGGAACTGGTGTTCACCTCGTTCTGGGGCGGCGACGCGGTCACGTTCGTCCAGCAGGCCACCCAGCAGGGACTGTTCGAGCAGGCCACGGACGTCTTCGACACGCTCGGGGCGGACCCGACCGTGTTCAAGGCGCTGGGCAACAGCATGCCCGAGGGCGTCAGCTACTCCTCGTGGTACTGGCACTCGACGTACGACAACGAGAACAACAAGAGCTTCCTGAACGCTTGGAACGAGGAGTACGCGAACACCGACACCATCGGCATCCCGTCGTTCACCGGACCGAGCGCGTGGTCCGCGCTCTGGATGTACAAGCGGGCCATGGAGAACGCCGGGAGTACCAACCCCGACGACATCGCCTCGCAGTTGGAGGGGATGCAGTTCCAGAACGACCCGCGGGGGCCGATAACGATAGACGCAGACTCCCATCAGGCGCAGGCACCGACCGTCATCGGGACCACCAGTAGCGAGGACGACGTCCCGTACGACGGGGTGGGACTCCAACCGTCCCAGTCCATCAGCGCGGACCGCAAGACGCTCACCGACCTCCTGAGTCAGGCCGACACCAACCTGCCGCCGGGCGTCTGA